The Catenulispora sp. GP43 genome segment GTGACCCGGCGCCGCGCCACCGTCGGCCTGGCGCTGGACCTGTGCGGCCACAACGCCTGGGACCCGGCGGCGCGAGCCCGGTTCGGACGCGGGGCGCCGCTGGTCGAGGGCGGCCTGCTGGAGTTGGAAGACACCGAGCGGCCGCTGTTGTCGCGGACGCTGCGGGTCCCCGATCGCGTGGTGGCGCACTTGTTGGGCGACGACACGCCCGACGATGTCCTGCACGGATTGCTCCAGACGGCCGACGGCCTCGGCGTGCGCGGCGGCGCGGCCGAACCGGACGCCGCCACCCGCGCCGAGATCGAGCGCCGTCCCGGCCTGGTGGATCTGCTGCGCACCGGTCCGACCCTGATCCAGCTGCGCGAGCAGCGCAAAGGCAGCGCCGACGCGGTCGCGCTGGCGCTGTTCGCCGCGGCCGGCCGTCCGGCGCTGCGGATCACGCTGACCGAACAGGTCCTGGCCCGCGCCGAGCAGTTCGTGCCCGCGCTGGTCCGCGAGGCCCGGCTGCGCGGCGCCGGCCTGGTGGTGGTCCTGCCCGAACCGGCCGACCCCGGGCCGCTGTGCACCGACCGGATCCCGGTCGTGCTGGTCGGCGAGGTGCGGCGGGAATCCGGCGGCTGGCCGGTGCGTCCGCTGGTGGTGGACGTGCAGTCCCCGCCCGGCGGCTCCCCGGAGTGGGTCGCGCGCTGGCGTGCCGAGCTCGGGCCGATCGCGCCGGACACCGACCTGGAGGCCACGGTCGCCCCGTTCCGGCTGACCGCCACCGGGATCGCCCGCGCGGCCGGGACGGCCCGGGCGCTGGCCGCACTGGAGGACCGGCAGCCGGACGAGACGCACATCCGACGCGCGGCCAGACAGGAGAACGCCCGCGGCATGGGACCGGGGGTGCGGCACGTCGAGCCCGCCGTCGGCTGGCCGGACCTGGTCCTGCCCGAGACCGAGGGCGCGCGCCTGCGCGAGCTGGTGGACCGGGTCCGCAACCGCGACCGGGTCCTGGGCACCTGGGGCCTGCGCACCGGCGGCGGCCGCGGCCGCGGGGTCGCGGCGCTGTTCGCCGGGGAGTCCGGGACCGGCAAGACCCTCGCGGCCGAGGTCGTCGCCGGCGAGCTGGGCCTGGACCTGTACGTGGTCGAACTCAGCGCCCTGGTGGACAAGTACGTCGGGGAGACCGAGAAGAACCTGGAGCGGCTGTTCGCCGAGGCCGACCGGGTCGACGCGGTCATCCTGTTCGACGAGGCCGACGCGGTGTTCGGCAAGCGCTCGGAGACCAAGGACGCGCACGACCGCTACGCCAACATGGAAAGCGCCTATCTGTTGCAGCGCCTGGAATCCTTCAACGGCGTCGCCCTGCTGACCACCAACCTGCGCGCCAACATCGACGACGCCTTCACCCGCCGCTTCGACCTGATCGTCGACTTCCCCTTCCCGGACGCCGCGCTGCGCAAGGCCCTGTGGCAGCGCTGCCTGTCCGGTCCGGTCCCGCTGGACCCCGACGTCGCCGACGGCACCGCCCTGGACCCGGTCGCCGACCGCTTCGAGCTGGCCGGCGGCGCGATCCGGGCCGCCGCCACCACCGCGGCCTACCTGGCCGCGGCCGGCGCCCGCGCGGTGGGCGCCGAGGACCTGCTCACCGGGGCGCGGCGGGAGTACCGGAAGATGGGCCGGCTGTCGGAGGAGGACCTGGTCGGCCTCGAATTCTGACGGACCGGAGCTTGATCAGGGCCCTGACTTTTTGATCAGGGCCCTGGCTTCGTCGGGCGCCGGCAGCGCGGCATCGGGAACCCGGTCGTGGCAGCTAAGGGCAGCCTTGCCTCAAGCTGAGCAGGGGTGCGTCCGGGCCGGCGCGCGTACGAACAGTGGTTCGGCCGCCACGCGGTTAGGGTCGTACTCGACAGGATGTCCACCTGTCGGTCTC includes the following:
- a CDS encoding ATP-binding protein, giving the protein MNGDAVAARHCLDRLAEQIRALIDERSATDPSAGDPFRGLRLSQDHVGWLLDAGSLDAGSPGAGSLDAAPAPGQVAIAVREWPRLAELAEVFALSEFDAAVLVLALAPDLDRVFESCYGYLNDDVTRRRATVGLALDLCGHNAWDPAARARFGRGAPLVEGGLLELEDTERPLLSRTLRVPDRVVAHLLGDDTPDDVLHGLLQTADGLGVRGGAAEPDAATRAEIERRPGLVDLLRTGPTLIQLREQRKGSADAVALALFAAAGRPALRITLTEQVLARAEQFVPALVREARLRGAGLVVVLPEPADPGPLCTDRIPVVLVGEVRRESGGWPVRPLVVDVQSPPGGSPEWVARWRAELGPIAPDTDLEATVAPFRLTATGIARAAGTARALAALEDRQPDETHIRRAARQENARGMGPGVRHVEPAVGWPDLVLPETEGARLRELVDRVRNRDRVLGTWGLRTGGGRGRGVAALFAGESGTGKTLAAEVVAGELGLDLYVVELSALVDKYVGETEKNLERLFAEADRVDAVILFDEADAVFGKRSETKDAHDRYANMESAYLLQRLESFNGVALLTTNLRANIDDAFTRRFDLIVDFPFPDAALRKALWQRCLSGPVPLDPDVADGTALDPVADRFELAGGAIRAAATTAAYLAAAGARAVGAEDLLTGARREYRKMGRLSEEDLVGLEF